One part of the Oceanihabitans sp. IOP_32 genome encodes these proteins:
- a CDS encoding methyltransferase: MEKFMRYSLKSFFTEHWKYMAVSTACKLNLFESLLVAKTAEQLAMELSLNEEKLLLLLNALHSADFLEKTSDFYKVNSLSEILTENNPESLKYACLNWSSEHLIAWQNLDFSIKTGKSSFEEIYNKPFFDFLNDNPEKLHAYHKAMYQYAKDDYKRLSDVIDFSKHKSVMDVGGGYGAVLENIKKKNPNLDCILFDLPKVIDKVAIPNIKKIGGSFFDKIPNETESIILSRVLHDWNDKKASIILKNCFEALPNNGKLYVIENCSDKIKIDLSLLSLNMSAMCESYERTSIQYISLCENVGFQFESEKKLNELQTILIFKK, from the coding sequence ATGGAAAAATTTATGAGATATAGCCTCAAATCGTTTTTTACGGAACATTGGAAATATATGGCTGTTAGTACAGCTTGTAAACTCAACTTGTTTGAAAGTTTACTTGTAGCAAAAACTGCAGAGCAATTGGCAATGGAACTTTCTTTGAATGAAGAGAAATTATTGCTTTTGCTGAATGCGTTGCATAGTGCTGATTTTTTAGAAAAAACCTCTGATTTTTACAAGGTCAATTCTTTGTCTGAAATTCTTACAGAAAACAACCCCGAAAGTTTAAAATATGCTTGTTTGAATTGGAGTAGTGAGCATTTAATCGCCTGGCAGAATTTGGATTTTTCAATAAAGACAGGAAAAAGTTCGTTTGAAGAAATTTACAATAAGCCGTTTTTCGATTTTCTAAACGACAACCCCGAAAAGCTTCACGCTTACCATAAAGCAATGTATCAATACGCAAAAGATGATTACAAAAGATTGTCTGATGTAATTGATTTCAGCAAACACAAATCTGTAATGGACGTTGGCGGTGGTTACGGAGCAGTTTTAGAAAACATCAAAAAAAAAAATCCAAACTTAGATTGTATTTTGTTTGACCTTCCAAAAGTCATTGATAAAGTAGCTATTCCTAACATCAAGAAAATAGGCGGTAGTTTCTTTGACAAAATTCCAAACGAAACAGAATCAATAATACTTTCAAGGGTTCTTCACGATTGGAATGATAAAAAAGCAAGCATCATTTTGAAAAATTGCTTTGAAGCATTGCCAAATAATGGAAAATTATATGTAATTGAAAACTGTTCAGATAAAATCAAAATTGATTTGTCTTTGCTTTCGCTCAATATGTCTGCAATGTGTGAAAGCTACGAAAGAACATCAATTCAATACATTTCGCTTTGTGAAAATGTAGGTTTTCAATTTGAAAGCGAAAAAAAATTAAATGAATTACAAACCATTTTGATTTTCAAAAAATGA
- a CDS encoding WG repeat-containing protein: MNWKDIQVSDDSTHFVFDGKPIFDKTFIEVLKFHSPGLAPVLDGSGAYHIDKSGKGLYQNRYSRTFGFYCNRASVIDNNLWFHINEKGNKVYSANYLWTGNYQENICTVRNADNQYFHIDLNGNRIYKQSYIYAGDYKDGIACVKSEDSLYRHIDNKGKFINDKSFIDLGIFHKNFATAKDKDGWFHIDKNGNELYKERYLTVEPFYNGFALVTTLENEKIIIDEKGLKILTV; this comes from the coding sequence ATGAATTGGAAAGACATACAAGTTTCAGACGACAGCACACATTTTGTCTTTGACGGAAAACCAATTTTCGACAAGACTTTTATTGAAGTATTGAAATTTCATTCGCCAGGACTTGCACCAGTATTAGACGGTTCAGGTGCTTACCACATTGATAAAAGTGGGAAAGGACTATACCAAAATAGATATTCACGGACATTCGGTTTTTACTGCAATCGTGCTTCTGTAATTGACAACAACCTTTGGTTTCACATCAATGAAAAAGGCAACAAGGTTTATTCTGCTAATTACTTGTGGACAGGAAACTATCAGGAAAATATTTGCACGGTTCGCAATGCAGACAACCAATATTTTCATATTGACCTAAACGGAAATCGCATTTATAAACAGAGTTACATTTATGCAGGTGACTACAAAGACGGAATTGCTTGTGTAAAATCGGAAGATAGTTTGTACCGACACATTGACAACAAAGGAAAGTTCATCAATGATAAATCATTTATTGATTTAGGAATCTTCCACAAAAACTTTGCAACAGCCAAAGACAAAGATGGTTGGTTTCACATAGACAAAAACGGAAACGAACTATACAAAGAACGTTACTTGACAGTAGAACCATTTTATAACGGGTTTGCTTTAGTGACTACATTAGAAAACGAAAAAATAATTATTGACGAGAAAGGACTAAAAATATTGACGGTATGA
- a CDS encoding helix-turn-helix domain-containing protein, with protein sequence MATFGEFLRKERENKGLNQSEFGQEIGIIMTDISKIENGRKKFPFTNLEKLAKFIEKDIEELKTLFVADILVDEVHKYNCSDNVFSVAEEQSRYVKSKNVKQGKLKL encoded by the coding sequence ATGGCAACATTTGGTGAGTTTTTAAGAAAAGAACGGGAAAATAAAGGTCTGAATCAAAGTGAATTTGGTCAAGAAATTGGAATCATAATGACTGATATAAGTAAAATTGAGAACGGTCGTAAAAAATTCCCTTTTACAAACCTTGAAAAGCTTGCAAAATTTATCGAAAAAGATATCGAAGAACTAAAAACTTTATTTGTTGCTGATATTTTAGTTGATGAAGTTCACAAATACAATTGTTCTGATAACGTTTTCTCTGTTGCCGAAGAACAGTCAAGGTATGTTAAAAGTAAAAATGTCAAACAAGGAAAATTAAAACTATAA
- a CDS encoding histidine phosphatase family protein, whose translation MKENGKISLLLRHADRDDIPQGSFGNEILLNEKGKQNAQRFGESLTERKINRIFTSPVGRCVQTAEFLTKGYGSSIEIIETTALGAPGLHITDEKIAGEFYLQYGFDEMYQRFMKGEEIPGMTNIDELNYRITSFIKENSTENGTTIFITHDMLIAFFHFSINKKVYTKDNWINYMTGLTFIDGKIYEI comes from the coding sequence ATGAAGGAAAACGGAAAAATATCACTTTTACTTCGCCACGCTGACAGAGATGACATTCCGCAAGGTTCTTTCGGAAATGAAATTTTATTGAACGAAAAAGGAAAACAAAACGCACAAAGGTTTGGCGAAAGCCTTACAGAAAGAAAAATCAATAGAATTTTCACAAGTCCCGTTGGTCGTTGTGTTCAAACAGCTGAATTTCTGACCAAAGGTTATGGAAGTAGTATTGAAATTATTGAAACAACGGCATTAGGCGCACCCGGTCTTCATATTACAGACGAAAAAATTGCAGGGGAATTTTATCTTCAATACGGTTTTGATGAAATGTATCAACGATTTATGAAAGGCGAAGAAATTCCCGGTATGACTAACATTGATGAGTTGAATTATAGAATTACAAGTTTCATAAAAGAAAACTCAACAGAGAACGGAACTACTATTTTCATTACCCACGATATGCTAATTGCCTTTTTTCATTTCAGTATAAACAAGAAAGTATATACAAAAGACAATTGGATAAACTATATGACGGGGTTAACTTTTATAGATGGAAAAATTTATGAGATATAG